The following are encoded together in the Zingiber officinale cultivar Zhangliang chromosome 8A, Zo_v1.1, whole genome shotgun sequence genome:
- the LOC122010336 gene encoding constitutive photomorphogenesis protein 10-like isoform X1, whose amino-acid sequence MRSSTPTSGLPSGDGSGGGGIGGGGNGGIGGVGVRVWPPTTSVSSSGKRIQKEMQELNVDPLLADCSAGPKGDNLYHWVSTIIGPQGSPYEGGIFFLDIIFPPEYPFKAPKVTFKTRIYHCNVDTAGNLNLDILKDGWSPALTISKVLIAIKSIITNPDPYTSRNSSIAQLYLTDRAKHDKIAADWTKRFAQ is encoded by the exons ATGAGGTCTTCCACACCTACTAGTGGCCTTCCTTCAGGTGATGGCAGTGGAGGAGGTGGGATTGGTGGGGGAGGCAATGGTGGCATAGGGGGTGTTGGTGTTCGAGTTTGGCCACCAACTACATCAGTATCATCCTCAGGGAAGAGGATCCAAAAGGAGATGCAGGAGTTGAATGTTGACCCTCTTCTCGCAGATTGCTCCGCTGGCCCCAAGGGAGATAACCTGTACCACTGGGTCTCCACTATCATTGGCCCCCAAG GATCGCCATACGAAGGTGGCATTTTTTTCCTTGACATCATATTTCCACCTGAGTATCCGTTCAAAGCTCCAAAG GTGACATTTAAAACCCGGATTTATCACTGCAATGTTGATACTGCCGGCAATCTAAATCTAGACATCCTGAAGGATGGATGGAGTCCAGCTTTAACAATTTCCAAGGTTTTAATCGCCATCAAATCCATCATCACTAATCCTGACCCCT ATACTTCTCGCAACTCAAGTATTGCTCAATTATATTTGACAGATCGAGCTAAGCACGACAAGATAGCAGCCGACTGGACTAAGCGATTTGCTCAGTAA
- the LOC122010339 gene encoding transcription termination factor MTERF15, mitochondrial-like: protein MLHLHSLVRRQALLPSIQLRRLFFSTGASASSSVATASPDPNFLVEYLMNTCGFSAADASKVSKSLPRFRSAEKADAVLGFLRSQGIDGANLRKMITWKPGYLYWDVETNLAQKFKILHEMGLSESDAVNVVMHHPVILRLNVQNTLLPRLKVWESLFGSREILLRQLRGCNRFMSTSIENVNPESLRALSDRAEGIGIPRKSKMFLWILDALHGVSKEKFEVQVKLMHSFGWSNSDFTTAFKQRPTFLWRSAEALQRKMEFFIKDVELKPSEIAKNPTVLAFSLEKRLIPRFQLMKILKSEGLWTSKTKLHRFFSLPGPKFLQTFVLPYKDKLPKLLDLS, encoded by the exons ATGCTTCACCTTCACTCCCTGGTCCGCCGCCAGGCGCTCCTTCCATCGATCCAACTCCGTCGCCTCTTCTTCTCCACCGGCGCTTCCGCCTCCTCCTCAGTCGCCACCGCTTCTCCCGATCCCAACTTCCTGGTCGAGTACCTCATGAATACATGCGGGTTCTCCGCCGCCGATGCTTCCAAGGTCTCCAAGTCGCTCCCCCGTTTTCGGTCCGCCGAGAAGGCCGACGCCGTTCTTGGATTTCTCAGATCTCAGGGCATTGATGGAGCTAATCTCAGAAAGATGATAACTTGGAAACCAGGATATCTCTACTGGGATGTGGAGACGAACCTCGCTCAGAAGTTTAAAATTTTGCACGAAATGGGATTATCTGAGTCTGACGCCGTCAATGTCGTTATGCATCACCCCGTCATTCTTCGCCTCAACGTCCAGAACACGCTTCTCCCCAGATTGAAGGTTTGGGAAAGTTTATTTGGATCGAGGGAGATCCTCCTCAGACAACTCCGGGGCTGTAATAGGTTTATGAGCACCAGCATTGAGAATGTG AATCCTGAATCCCTCCGGGCTTTGTCTGATAGAGCAGAGGGGATTGGAATTCCCCGGAAATCTAAGATGTTTCTCTGGATCCTTGATGCGCTGCACGGGGTCAGCAAGGAAAAATTTGAGGTCCAAGTAAAGCTCATGCACAGCTTTGGTTGGTCGAACTCGGATTTCACTACTGCATTCAAGCAACGTCCTACCTTTTTATGGCGTTCCGCAGAGGCATTGCAGAGGAAGATGGAATTTTTTATCAAGGATGTTGAACTTAAACCTTCTGAGATTGCTAAAAACCCAACCGTTTTAGCATTTAGTTTGGAAAAGAGGTTGATACCTCGATTTCAATTGATGAAGATATTGAAATCTGAAGGGTTATGGACTTCAAAAACCAAGCTACATAGATTTTTCTCATTGCCTGGTCCAAAATTCTTGCAGACCTTTGTTCTCCCTTACAAAGATAAACTCCCcaagcttcttgatctctcgTGA
- the LOC122010336 gene encoding constitutive photomorphogenesis protein 10-like isoform X2, producing MRSSTPTSGLPSGDGSGGGGIGGGGNGGIGGVGVRVWPPTTSVSSSGKRIQKEMQELNVDPLLADCSAGPKGDNLYHWVSTIIGPQGSPYEGGIFFLDIIFPPEYPFKAPKVTFKTRIYHCNVDTAGNLNLDILKDGWSPALTISKVLIAIKSIITNPDPYRAKHDKIAADWTKRFAQ from the exons ATGAGGTCTTCCACACCTACTAGTGGCCTTCCTTCAGGTGATGGCAGTGGAGGAGGTGGGATTGGTGGGGGAGGCAATGGTGGCATAGGGGGTGTTGGTGTTCGAGTTTGGCCACCAACTACATCAGTATCATCCTCAGGGAAGAGGATCCAAAAGGAGATGCAGGAGTTGAATGTTGACCCTCTTCTCGCAGATTGCTCCGCTGGCCCCAAGGGAGATAACCTGTACCACTGGGTCTCCACTATCATTGGCCCCCAAG GATCGCCATACGAAGGTGGCATTTTTTTCCTTGACATCATATTTCCACCTGAGTATCCGTTCAAAGCTCCAAAG GTGACATTTAAAACCCGGATTTATCACTGCAATGTTGATACTGCCGGCAATCTAAATCTAGACATCCTGAAGGATGGATGGAGTCCAGCTTTAACAATTTCCAAGGTTTTAATCGCCATCAAATCCATCATCACTAATCCTGACCCCT ATCGAGCTAAGCACGACAAGATAGCAGCCGACTGGACTAAGCGATTTGCTCAGTAA
- the LOC122010338 gene encoding uncharacterized protein LOC122010338 isoform X1: protein MLHLHSLVRRHALLPSIQLRRLFFSTGASASTSVAAASTDPHFLVEYLVNTCGFSADDASKVSKSLPRIRSAEKADAVLGFLRSQGLDDSNLRKLITWKPTLLGCDVQTNLAHKFNFLRDMGFSESDAVNVVMLHPIILSLNVQNTLLPRLKVWESLFGSREILLRKLRSCNRFMSTSIENVVRPNLNFLRDECGIPEDRVSLVLKMHPGFIVQNPESLRALVDRAEGIGVSRKSKMFLRILDVLHGVSKEKFEAQVKLMHSFGWSNSDFIAAFKKRPTFLWHSTELLQRKMEFFIKDVEIKPSEIANHPIILAFSLEKRSIPRFQLMKILKSEGLWTSKIKLQNFFSLPSSKFLQSFVLPYKDKLPKLLEVLRAVAELKALQRKMEFFYQGCWDCAFRHCSPPVAFRIKFGKEVDSSVSCDEDIEINYIYFSHRLVQNFCRSMCSLAKINYPKDMKSCEL from the exons ATGCTTCACCTGCACTCCCTAGTCCGCCGCCATGCGCTCCTTCCATCGATCCAACTCCGCCGTCTCTTCTTCTCCACCGGCGCTTCGGCCTCCACCTCAGTCGCCGCCGCTTCTACCGATCCCCACTTCCTTGTCGAGTACCTCGTGAATACATGCGGCTTCTCCGCCGACGATGCTTCCAAGGTCTCCAAGTCGCTCCCCCGTATTCGGTCCGCCGAGAAGGCTGACGCCGTTCTTGGATTTCTCAGATCCCAGGGCCTTGATGACTCTAATCTCAGAAAGCTAATAACTTGGAAACCAACATTGCTCGGCTGCGATGTGCAGACGAACCTCGCTCATAAGTTCAATTTTTTACGCGACATGGGGTTCTCTGAGTCCGACGCCGTCAATGTCGTTATGCTGCACCCCATCATTCTTTCCCTCAACGTCCAGAACACGCTTCTCCCCAGATTGAAGGTTTGGGAAAGTTTATTTGGATCGAGGGAGATCCTCCTCAGGAAACTCCGGAGCTGTAATAGGTTTATGAGCACCAGCATTGAGAATGTGGTACGCCCTAACTTGAACTTCTTACGGGATGAATGCGGAATTCCTGAAGACAGGGTTTCCCTTGTCCTTAAAATGCACCCCGGCTTCATAGTGCAGAATCCTGAATCCCTCCGGGCTTTGGTAGATAGAGCTGAAGGGATTGGAGTTTCCCGGAAATCTAAGATGTTCCTCAGGATCCTTGATGTGCTGCACGGGGTCAGCAAGGAGAAATTTGAGGCCCAAGTAAAGCTCATGCACAGCTTTGGTTGGTCGAACTCGGATTTCATTGCTGCATTCAAGAAACGTCCAACCTTTTTATGGCATTCCACAGAGCTATTGCAGAGGAAGATGGAATTTTTTATCAAGGATGTTGAAATTAAACCTTCTGAGATTGCTAACCACCCAATCATTTTAGCATTTAGTTTGGAAAAGAGGTCAATTCCTCGGTTTCAATTGATGAAGATATTGAAATCTGAAGGGTTATGGACTTCAAAAATCAAGCTACAAAACTTTTTCTCATTGCCGAGTTCAAAATTCTTGCAGAGCTTTGTCCTCCCTTACAAAGATAAACTCCCCAAACTTCTTGAAGTCTTGCGAGCTGTAGCTGAGTTAAAG GCATTGCAGAGGAAGATGGAATTTTTTTATCAAGGATGTTGGGATTGTGCCTTTAGACATTGCTCACCACCCGTTGCCTTTAGGATTAAGTTTGGAAAAGAGGTTGATTCCTCCGTTTCGTGTGATGAAGATATTGAAATCAACTACATATATTTTTCTCATCGTCTGGTCCAAAATTTTTGCAGAAGTATGTGTTCCCTTGCAAAGATAAATTACCCAAAGGACATGAAATCTTGTGAGTTGTAG
- the LOC122010338 gene encoding uncharacterized protein LOC122010338 isoform X2 → MLHLHSLVRRHALLPSIQLRRLFFSTGASASTSVAAASTDPHFLVEYLVNTCGFSADDASKVSKSLPRIRSAEKADAVLGFLRSQGLDDSNLRKLITWKPTLLGCDVQTNLAHKFNFLRDMGFSESDAVNVVMLHPIILSLNVQNTLLPRLKVWESLFGSREILLRKLRSCNRFMSTSIENVVRPNLNFLRDECGIPEDRVSLVLKMHPGFIVQNPESLRALVDRAEGIGVSRKSKMFLRILDVLHGVSKEKFEAQVKLMHSFGWSNSDFIAAFKKRPTFLWHSTELLQRKMEFFIKDVEIKPSEIANHPIILAFSLEKRSIPRFQLMKILKSEGLWTSKIKLQNFFSLPSSKFLQSFVLPYKDKLPKLLEVLRAVAELKELLR, encoded by the exons ATGCTTCACCTGCACTCCCTAGTCCGCCGCCATGCGCTCCTTCCATCGATCCAACTCCGCCGTCTCTTCTTCTCCACCGGCGCTTCGGCCTCCACCTCAGTCGCCGCCGCTTCTACCGATCCCCACTTCCTTGTCGAGTACCTCGTGAATACATGCGGCTTCTCCGCCGACGATGCTTCCAAGGTCTCCAAGTCGCTCCCCCGTATTCGGTCCGCCGAGAAGGCTGACGCCGTTCTTGGATTTCTCAGATCCCAGGGCCTTGATGACTCTAATCTCAGAAAGCTAATAACTTGGAAACCAACATTGCTCGGCTGCGATGTGCAGACGAACCTCGCTCATAAGTTCAATTTTTTACGCGACATGGGGTTCTCTGAGTCCGACGCCGTCAATGTCGTTATGCTGCACCCCATCATTCTTTCCCTCAACGTCCAGAACACGCTTCTCCCCAGATTGAAGGTTTGGGAAAGTTTATTTGGATCGAGGGAGATCCTCCTCAGGAAACTCCGGAGCTGTAATAGGTTTATGAGCACCAGCATTGAGAATGTGGTACGCCCTAACTTGAACTTCTTACGGGATGAATGCGGAATTCCTGAAGACAGGGTTTCCCTTGTCCTTAAAATGCACCCCGGCTTCATAGTGCAGAATCCTGAATCCCTCCGGGCTTTGGTAGATAGAGCTGAAGGGATTGGAGTTTCCCGGAAATCTAAGATGTTCCTCAGGATCCTTGATGTGCTGCACGGGGTCAGCAAGGAGAAATTTGAGGCCCAAGTAAAGCTCATGCACAGCTTTGGTTGGTCGAACTCGGATTTCATTGCTGCATTCAAGAAACGTCCAACCTTTTTATGGCATTCCACAGAGCTATTGCAGAGGAAGATGGAATTTTTTATCAAGGATGTTGAAATTAAACCTTCTGAGATTGCTAACCACCCAATCATTTTAGCATTTAGTTTGGAAAAGAGGTCAATTCCTCGGTTTCAATTGATGAAGATATTGAAATCTGAAGGGTTATGGACTTCAAAAATCAAGCTACAAAACTTTTTCTCATTGCCGAGTTCAAAATTCTTGCAGAGCTTTGTCCTCCCTTACAAAGATAAACTCCCCAAACTTCTTGAAGTCTTGCGAGCTGTAGCTGAGTTAAAG GAACTTCTCAGGTGA